AAACAACAATGGCTAAACAGATGTGTAATGGTAGAACCAAGGAGTTTTGAGTTACTGTCACTACAAACAGGAAAGCAGCCTATCTTTAAAAATATAAAACATGCAGTAAGAAATAGTGAAAGAGGAATAATACCGATACATGGCATTTTAACTAAAAAACCTGGTGCATTTGATGAAATGCTCGGAATGACATCATATGAGCAAATAGAAGAACAAATTACACAAGCATTAGCAGATAGTAGCATAGAGACAATTATACTGGAAATAGATAGCCCCGGAGGAGAGGTAAACGGTATATTTGACCTAGCTGACTTTATTTATGAATCAAGAGCAAAAAAGAGGATAATAGCGATAGCAAATGATGATGCATATTCTGCTGCGTACGCTATAGCCTCTAGCGCTGAAAAGGTATTTGTGAGCAGAACCTCAGGAGTAGGAAGCATAGGGGTAATTGCAAGTCATATAGATCAAAGTGGATTTAATGAAAAATGTGGAATAAAATATACCACAGTATTTGCAGGAAGTAGAAAAAATGATTTAAATCCACATGAGCCAATGACGTCTGAAAGTCTGGAAAGCTTACAAAAAGAAGTAGACCGACTATATGAAATGTTTGTGCAGCTAATAGCGAGGAACAGAGGTCTTTCAATTGAAAAGATTCGATCAACGGAGGCAGGGCTATATTTTGGCGAGAGAGCAATAGAAATAGGTCTTGCAGATGGAATTACAATTCTTTCATCTATTAATAAAAACAGGAGTATTACTATGAATGAACAAACTACAACTGACCTAGAAACTGATAATTTAACTAAGTATCGTAATGAAGTTCTTGAATTAATACGTTTATGTAACTTATCACGAATGCCAGAGAAAATAGAAGAATTTATAGAGC
This genomic interval from Wolbachia endosymbiont (group A) of Rhinocyllus conicus contains the following:
- a CDS encoding S49 family peptidase, whose product is MKQQWLNRCVMVEPRSFELLSLQTGKQPIFKNIKHAVRNSERGIIPIHGILTKKPGAFDEMLGMTSYEQIEEQITQALADSSIETIILEIDSPGGEVNGIFDLADFIYESRAKKRIIAIANDDAYSAAYAIASSAEKVFVSRTSGVGSIGVIASHIDQSGFNEKCGIKYTTVFAGSRKNDLNPHEPMTSESLESLQKEVDRLYEMFVQLIARNRGLSIEKIRSTEAGLYFGERAIEIGLADGITILSSINKNRSITMNEQTTTDLETDNLTKYRNEVLELIRLCNLSRMPEKIEEFIEQGVSIEQAREVLMELLAERTKKTEILSAIPQNSGEELMMEVARTRAQSSI